Proteins from a single region of Clupea harengus chromosome 5, Ch_v2.0.2, whole genome shotgun sequence:
- the LOC105895882 gene encoding neuritin-like isoform X2, with product MLLAVAQVSADVKCENIYKDFSDCVLELGDSMGNQDENVTSEKGVEAVCSHWDAFHTCALSALSTCQEEAGPMWETLKADSRKLRFQGSLFDLCSPNAAPGLGLACLPMPLLLLTLVVQLLGPESISLPL from the exons A TGCTCTTGGCTGTAGCCCAGGTGTCTGCAGATGTGAAGTGCGAGAACATCTACAAGGATTTCTCCGACTGTGTCCTGGAGCTGGGGGACAGCATGGGCAACCAGGACGAGAATGTGACCAGTGAGAAAGGCGTGGAAGCCGTCTgcag CCACTGGGATGCCTTCCACACCTGCGCTCTTAGCGCTCTCTCCACGTGTCAGGAGGAGGCGGGGCCCATGTGGGAGACTTTAAAGGCAGACTCCAGGAAGCTCCGGTTCCAAGGCAGCCTGTTCGACCTGTGCAGCCCAAACGCCGCCCCCGGTTTGGGCTTGGCCTGCCTGCCCATGCCCCTGCTGCTGCTTACCCTGGTGGTCCAGCTGTTGGGGCCAGAGTCCATCAGTCTGCCCCTATAG
- the LOC105895882 gene encoding neuritin-like isoform X1 — MGFMTAEARFSAVVAVVLLAVAQVSADVKCENIYKDFSDCVLELGDSMGNQDENVTSEKGVEAVCSHWDAFHTCALSALSTCQEEAGPMWETLKADSRKLRFQGSLFDLCSPNAAPGLGLACLPMPLLLLTLVVQLLGPESISLPL; from the exons ATGGGATTTATGACGGCTGAGGCTAGATTTAGTGCCGTAGTTGCAGTAG TGCTCTTGGCTGTAGCCCAGGTGTCTGCAGATGTGAAGTGCGAGAACATCTACAAGGATTTCTCCGACTGTGTCCTGGAGCTGGGGGACAGCATGGGCAACCAGGACGAGAATGTGACCAGTGAGAAAGGCGTGGAAGCCGTCTgcag CCACTGGGATGCCTTCCACACCTGCGCTCTTAGCGCTCTCTCCACGTGTCAGGAGGAGGCGGGGCCCATGTGGGAGACTTTAAAGGCAGACTCCAGGAAGCTCCGGTTCCAAGGCAGCCTGTTCGACCTGTGCAGCCCAAACGCCGCCCCCGGTTTGGGCTTGGCCTGCCTGCCCATGCCCCTGCTGCTGCTTACCCTGGTGGTCCAGCTGTTGGGGCCAGAGTCCATCAGTCTGCCCCTATAG
- the LOC105895914 gene encoding translocon-associated protein subunit alpha-like, translating into MFQFGSKLLLVFLLAFPCGLLSVGHVSAEDELEDEVIPDAAVEEEEDEEEEDEVVVDDPQASDTEQMDELDEDALATDVTSHADADTTIIFVTGEEFPADEIVKFLVGFTNKGTTDFTMQSLEASFRYPQDFQFHIQNFTALPLSIVVPPTKQASFEYSFIPAQPMAGRPFGLVILLNYQDSEGNTFQSAIYNQTVTITELDEGLDGETMFLYIFLTGLIALVAFGVYQVLETRTRRRLTVKVETGTGGMSDVDISWIPQETLNVMNKASPKPSPRKRAKRTAGTTDQ; encoded by the exons GGCATGTATCCGCAGAGGATGAGCTAGAAGATGAAGTTATTCCAGATGCTGCAgttgaagaagaggaagacgaggaagaggaagatgaggtggTAGTGGATGACCCTCAAGCTTCAGACACA GAGCAAATGGATGAACTAGATGAAGACGCCCTCGCTACAGATGTGACCTCTCATGCTGACGCTgacaccaccatcatctttgTCACAGGAGAAG AGTTTCCTGCTGATGAGATTGTGAAGTTCCTCGTGGGTTTCACCAACAAGGGCACCACCGATTTCACCATGCAGTCTCTGGAAGCCTCCTTCCGTTACCCTCAGGACTTCCAGTTCCACATCCAGAAC ttcaCAGCCTTGCCCCTGAGCATCGTGGTGCCGCCTACGAAACAGGCCTCTTTCGAGTATTCCTTCATCCCTGCCCAGCCCATGGCTGGCCGTCCATTTGGCCTGGTCATTTTGCTGAACTACCAGGACAGCGAG GGCAATACTTTCCAGAGTGCCATCTACAACCAGACTGTCACCATCACCGAGCTGGATGAGGGACTGGATGGAGAGAC AATGTTCTTGTACATATTCCTTACTGGACTGATTGCTCTTGTGGCCTTCGGAGTGTACCAGGTGTTGGAAACCCGCACG AGGAGGAGGCTAACAGTGAAGGTAGAGACAGGCACCGGTGGCATGAGTGACGTCGACATCAGCTGGATTCCTCAGGAAACTTTGAACGTAATGA ACAAAGCCTCACCGAAGCCCTCTCCAAGGAAGCGCGCCAAGAGAACAGCTGGCACCACAGACCAGTAA